In one Nitrososphaera viennensis EN76 genomic region, the following are encoded:
- a CDS encoding ATP-binding protein, with the protein MATQLKVHPSFFKEFATKTWVSPTEIVKELVENAFDEDATKVLVTVLKNGISIEDDAGMDQNGMEKFLLLGSPHKKIESISPKLKRIRTGRYGTGRLSFLTSFDSMKIRTRRGSFHKAFMIDGNVLDRLFTGNAALDDLNEPALKRDGTELVMSGSKVESDIFKLAKEIRKLAILRQPMFEVFIKSADSFSEWDFSGAQKITAPDIQGHKIPVSLDGGRITGEIVIARRPLSDEERGIAVMVGNHIVTRSNFGFDTKLNRVTGYVRCDTLTSRFADKSALIEDEEYLKFNQAMKTFVIDTVIPSLTEYEDVLITREESKIYREIDKVLGQAMVETLETQEEVQGYEMVDVKEVVRTGTKSGKDDDDDEHPARSAGAQVQEYEEIKPIAPESSGMGKAEHARQETAIAEPQSYRSVPVEEATAGVQGGEVVDVVDEKQVDGTVIRTKKIRKPIVKKTFALKRIGFKVIPYEDESDSRYSFTSDNVVFVNKANSTYKAESSRGDEFLLRHIINMVAESIASAKHPEGKEALELQNRLVSEAIRIHDYSVLKHA; encoded by the coding sequence ATGGCCACTCAACTCAAGGTTCACCCGTCGTTTTTCAAGGAATTCGCAACTAAAACGTGGGTTTCCCCAACTGAAATCGTCAAAGAGCTGGTTGAAAACGCCTTTGATGAAGATGCAACGAAGGTTCTCGTGACAGTCCTGAAGAACGGAATATCGATAGAGGATGACGCAGGAATGGACCAGAACGGCATGGAAAAGTTCTTGCTTCTCGGCTCGCCTCACAAAAAGATCGAGTCTATTTCCCCGAAATTAAAGAGGATAAGGACGGGCAGGTACGGCACCGGCAGGCTGTCGTTTCTCACATCATTTGACAGCATGAAGATAAGGACGAGGCGAGGCTCATTCCACAAGGCATTCATGATCGACGGAAACGTCCTTGACAGGCTTTTCACAGGAAACGCCGCACTTGACGACCTGAACGAGCCGGCGCTAAAGCGCGACGGAACCGAGCTTGTAATGTCCGGATCAAAGGTCGAAAGCGACATCTTCAAGCTGGCAAAGGAGATCCGCAAGCTGGCAATACTGCGGCAGCCCATGTTCGAGGTATTCATCAAGTCTGCCGACTCGTTCTCAGAGTGGGACTTTTCCGGCGCTCAAAAGATAACGGCGCCGGACATCCAGGGCCACAAGATCCCAGTCAGCCTTGACGGTGGCAGGATAACGGGCGAGATAGTAATAGCGCGCAGGCCGCTTTCGGACGAGGAGCGCGGGATCGCAGTCATGGTCGGAAACCACATTGTGACTCGCAGCAACTTTGGCTTTGACACAAAGCTCAACCGCGTCACCGGCTATGTCAGGTGCGACACGCTCACGTCGAGGTTTGCCGACAAGTCGGCACTGATAGAGGACGAGGAATACCTCAAGTTCAACCAGGCCATGAAGACGTTTGTCATTGACACCGTAATCCCCAGCCTGACCGAGTACGAAGACGTCCTGATCACAAGAGAAGAGTCAAAGATCTATAGGGAGATAGACAAGGTTCTAGGCCAGGCGATGGTTGAGACTCTGGAGACGCAGGAGGAAGTGCAGGGCTACGAGATGGTCGACGTAAAGGAGGTCGTGAGGACTGGTACCAAATCTGGCAAAGACGATGATGATGATGAGCACCCGGCAAGGTCTGCCGGCGCGCAGGTGCAGGAATACGAAGAGATCAAGCCGATTGCGCCTGAAAGCAGCGGCATGGGCAAGGCCGAGCACGCAAGGCAAGAGACAGCAATAGCCGAGCCGCAATCATACCGGTCCGTGCCGGTGGAGGAGGCGACGGCAGGCGTCCAGGGCGGAGAGGTAGTCGATGTCGTTGACGAAAAGCAGGTCGACGGCACGGTCATCAGGACGAAAAAGATCCGCAAGCCAATCGTGAAAAAGACGTTTGCGCTAAAGAGGATCGGCTTCAAGGTAATCCCGTACGAGGACGAGTCAGACTCGCGCTATAGTTTCACAAGCGACAACGTCGTTTTTGTGAACAAGGCCAACTCGACGTACAAGGCAGAGTCTTCAAGGGGCGACGAGTTTTTGCTGAGGCACATCATCAACATGGTCGCAGAATCCATAGCAAGCGCCAAGCACCCTGAAGGCAAGGAAGCTCTGGAGCTGCAGAACCGCCTCGTCTCTGAAGCAATCAGGATCCACGACTATTCCGTCCTAAAGCACGCCTAG
- a CDS encoding cupredoxin domain-containing protein — MNRKATTLAAGIAAILATAAFALAGQAAYAANVNIDIVPGASTKTNDAFSSNPAEAHVGDTVVWTNKDGALHTVESGSSGAPDGKFGTKPDKSPELIPPGKTLEFKPTQAGDYPYFCSLHPAMVGTLKVTGS; from the coding sequence ATGAACAGAAAAGCAACAACACTGGCCGCAGGAATTGCGGCCATTTTGGCAACAGCCGCGTTTGCTCTTGCAGGCCAGGCAGCCTATGCTGCCAATGTCAACATCGACATTGTGCCAGGAGCATCGACCAAAACAAACGACGCATTTTCTTCAAACCCGGCCGAAGCACACGTGGGTGATACGGTGGTATGGACGAATAAGGATGGCGCTCTGCACACGGTAGAGTCAGGCTCAAGCGGAGCTCCAGACGGCAAGTTCGGCACCAAGCCTGACAAGAGCCCGGAGCTGATTCCGCCAGGCAAGACGCTTGAATTCAAGCCAACGCAAGCAGGAGACTACCCGTACTTTTGCTCGCTCCATCCTGCCATGGTGGGCACCCTCAAGGTAACAGGCAGCTGA
- the prf1 gene encoding peptide chain release factor aRF-1, with the protein MGNGNNNGAEKWDSVKRYKLTKMINELSSITGHGTELVTVYVPPRRPIFDVISQLRNEAGTASNIKSDLTRNHVQDALSRTMEHLKLFKETPENGLVIFCGAIPTGKGFGTEKIELTSVIPPKPVQISLYRCDDHFWTDHLREMLKDEKVIGILAIDTQEAGLGILTGDRWEAIDSLTSGVAGKHRQGGQSARRFERLRDNELNEYYHRVADHAKAVFIDQFNVRGIIVGGPGPTKENFLKEEYLDYRLQNNVLATLDTSYSGDEGVREIIDKAQKDGILAEFRVMEEKQLIRKFMGEVHSSKGLGIYGIFDVVKALQGNMADLVLVTSDISYVKLDFKCESCKNVQEKIIDRAALTATKQEVLSKPCPVCGTSDFEVVEKDIVDYLQELATMTGTRLEVISGQTEEGAQLGSLGKIGAVLRYRIMQ; encoded by the coding sequence ATGGGAAACGGCAATAATAATGGCGCAGAAAAGTGGGACTCGGTCAAGCGGTACAAGCTGACCAAGATGATAAACGAACTGTCAAGTATAACCGGCCATGGCACCGAGCTTGTCACCGTGTACGTGCCTCCAAGGCGCCCGATATTTGATGTCATTTCGCAGCTGCGCAACGAGGCGGGCACTGCGTCCAACATCAAGTCAGACCTGACAAGGAACCACGTGCAGGACGCCCTGAGCAGGACCATGGAGCACCTGAAACTGTTCAAAGAGACGCCCGAAAACGGCCTGGTGATATTCTGTGGTGCCATACCGACGGGCAAGGGCTTTGGCACCGAAAAGATAGAGCTGACGTCGGTCATACCACCAAAGCCGGTACAGATCAGCCTGTACAGGTGTGACGACCACTTCTGGACCGACCACCTCAGGGAGATGCTAAAAGACGAAAAGGTGATCGGCATCCTTGCCATAGACACCCAGGAGGCAGGCCTTGGCATACTGACTGGCGACAGGTGGGAAGCGATTGATTCATTGACCTCTGGCGTGGCAGGCAAGCACCGGCAGGGAGGGCAGTCCGCCCGAAGGTTTGAGCGCCTGCGCGACAACGAGCTGAACGAATACTACCACCGCGTCGCGGACCACGCCAAGGCAGTCTTTATCGACCAGTTCAACGTCAGGGGAATAATTGTCGGCGGGCCGGGCCCGACCAAGGAGAATTTTCTGAAGGAAGAGTACCTCGATTACCGCCTCCAGAACAACGTGCTGGCGACGCTTGACACCTCGTACTCTGGCGACGAAGGCGTGCGCGAGATAATAGACAAGGCGCAAAAGGACGGCATTTTGGCTGAATTTCGCGTCATGGAGGAAAAGCAGCTCATCAGAAAGTTCATGGGCGAGGTCCATTCGAGCAAGGGCCTTGGCATCTACGGCATTTTCGACGTCGTCAAGGCGCTGCAGGGCAACATGGCAGACCTCGTGCTCGTCACGAGCGATATTTCCTACGTGAAACTGGATTTCAAGTGCGAGTCCTGCAAGAACGTGCAGGAAAAGATAATCGACCGCGCGGCGCTCACCGCGACCAAGCAGGAGGTCCTGTCAAAGCCATGCCCTGTCTGCGGCACGTCCGATTTTGAAGTCGTTGAAAAAGACATCGTCGATTACCTGCAGGAGCTTGCGACAATGACAGGGACTCGGCTTGAGGTGATTTCCGGCCAGACAGAGGAAGGCGCGCAGCTGGGATCACTTGGCAAGATAGGCGCAGTCCTGCGCTACAGGATCATGCAGTAG
- a CDS encoding CBS domain-containing protein, with amino-acid sequence MLPRLEYIKQARMRLGITQRKLAGLTGVSTSMINQIESGRCKPSYETARKIFEALGSLEGRTSMKAGDICSRKLISVQRDEQLHEAIDMMRQNSISQIPVLDGSKVVGILTEDGLAKIMVEKDEGELKDVKVYQVMESPPPIVDVSTPAKALVPLVRFAKCILVSEKGNVMGIVTITDTLKMVE; translated from the coding sequence TTGCTACCGCGCCTAGAGTACATAAAACAGGCAAGGATGCGCCTTGGAATAACCCAGCGCAAGCTGGCCGGTCTCACGGGGGTGAGCACCTCCATGATAAACCAGATCGAGTCGGGAAGGTGCAAGCCCAGCTACGAGACTGCGCGCAAGATCTTTGAAGCCCTTGGCTCGCTTGAGGGCAGGACGTCGATGAAGGCCGGCGACATCTGCAGCAGGAAACTGATATCCGTCCAGAGGGACGAGCAGCTCCACGAGGCGATAGACATGATGCGCCAAAACTCTATCAGCCAGATACCCGTGCTTGACGGCTCAAAGGTGGTCGGGATACTGACTGAGGACGGCCTTGCCAAGATAATGGTGGAAAAGGACGAGGGCGAGCTCAAGGACGTCAAGGTTTACCAGGTGATGGAGTCGCCTCCGCCCATAGTAGACGTGTCGACGCCCGCAAAGGCCCTAGTACCGCTTGTGCGGTTTGCAAAGTGCATACTTGTAAGCGAAAAGGGAAACGTGATGGGAATAGTGACGATAACTGACACGCTAAAAATGGTCGAGTAG
- a CDS encoding undecaprenyl-diphosphate phosphatase has product MAAVDIFQSIMLGIVQGLTEWLPISSSGHLALVQLAMDLQVPVFFDVILHIGTLAGVFAIYRRDLAGIARSIFASKNPGAAGLKYPQGRRMLLLIIVGTVPTGIIGIVFRSFFESSFYDPVSIATGFVITGALVLITGFLKQGHKNLNSLDAVLIGVGQGISIFSSISRSGATLSAGLFRGVEREQLVRYSFLLSIPAILGATIVDTLTMEEEEKVLLSSIGIESYVAGALVSAVVGYVSIRALIKLVIKGKFYLFAFYCFAIGVATLFLLQ; this is encoded by the coding sequence TTGGCGGCAGTAGACATTTTTCAATCAATTATGCTTGGAATAGTGCAAGGGCTGACAGAATGGCTGCCAATTTCCAGCTCTGGACACCTTGCCCTTGTCCAGCTCGCGATGGACTTGCAAGTCCCCGTTTTCTTTGACGTAATCCTCCACATCGGCACCCTGGCGGGAGTTTTTGCAATATATCGAAGAGACTTGGCAGGGATTGCAAGGTCCATTTTTGCTTCAAAAAATCCAGGTGCGGCCGGACTAAAATATCCCCAAGGAAGAAGGATGCTCTTGCTGATAATAGTCGGTACAGTACCCACTGGCATAATTGGCATAGTGTTCCGCTCCTTCTTTGAGTCTTCCTTTTACGATCCAGTTTCAATTGCCACCGGATTTGTTATTACCGGGGCGCTTGTGCTGATAACAGGATTTCTAAAACAAGGGCACAAGAATCTAAACTCTTTAGATGCCGTGCTAATCGGAGTTGGACAGGGAATCTCGATATTTTCCAGCATATCGAGGAGCGGCGCAACGCTCTCTGCCGGGCTGTTCAGGGGCGTAGAAAGAGAGCAACTCGTAAGGTATTCTTTCCTATTGTCAATCCCCGCCATTTTAGGCGCCACCATTGTCGACACTTTAACAATGGAAGAAGAGGAGAAGGTACTGCTTTCCTCGATAGGCATCGAGTCGTATGTGGCCGGTGCGCTTGTCTCTGCAGTTGTTGGATATGTGTCAATCCGCGCGCTCATCAAGCTTGTTATCAAGGGCAAGTTCTACCTTTTTGCGTTCTATTGCTTTGCCATAGGCGTTGCAACGCTCTTTCTTCTGCAGTAG
- a CDS encoding type II glyceraldehyde-3-phosphate dehydrogenase: MILVKVFINGYGNIGRRLATALSADKEIQFVGVAKYTIDDKVKEALDNRYSVFVPENMVAAFKEKGYNVTGPVKDAVAAADLVVDAAKEGGGFENKKAMYEPMKKTAIFQGGEDRHGEMAVADMIHNSRVNYSKAQGRTYVIQGSCNVSGMGRIMQPLVEKYGPRIKRWDVSLIRRWADLEDTKAVKDSIEWDRHPHHQDDVKDFIPDANLYVDAFKVPSRMMHLHHMAIRFDGKAPTKDELLECYRNEFGVAILNSAKGTGDVRKKAMELGFAHGDTNMVHIHSDILRVQDDTVKLGYSDDQTGMVIPENHLLIQSMAFRRPREEALKRTDSLFQMSKKRKILEEEFK; encoded by the coding sequence ATGATTTTGGTCAAGGTCTTCATAAACGGGTATGGAAACATCGGCCGGCGCCTAGCGACCGCGCTTTCTGCAGACAAGGAGATCCAGTTTGTCGGAGTTGCCAAGTATACGATAGACGACAAGGTCAAGGAGGCGCTGGACAACCGCTACAGCGTTTTCGTGCCGGAAAACATGGTTGCCGCATTTAAGGAAAAGGGCTACAATGTCACGGGCCCGGTCAAGGACGCCGTTGCCGCGGCAGACCTGGTGGTAGACGCGGCAAAGGAAGGAGGTGGCTTTGAGAACAAAAAGGCGATGTACGAGCCCATGAAAAAGACTGCAATATTCCAGGGAGGGGAGGACCGCCACGGCGAAATGGCAGTGGCAGATATGATCCACAATTCACGCGTAAACTATTCCAAGGCGCAGGGGCGCACGTACGTCATACAGGGAAGCTGCAACGTCTCTGGCATGGGCCGCATAATGCAGCCGCTTGTCGAGAAATACGGCCCGCGCATAAAGCGCTGGGACGTCTCGCTCATCAGGAGGTGGGCAGACCTTGAGGACACCAAGGCTGTCAAGGACTCGATCGAGTGGGACAGGCACCCGCACCACCAGGACGATGTCAAGGACTTTATCCCTGACGCCAACCTGTACGTCGACGCCTTCAAGGTGCCTTCAAGGATGATGCACCTGCACCACATGGCGATACGCTTTGACGGAAAAGCGCCAACAAAGGACGAACTGCTTGAATGTTACAGAAACGAGTTTGGGGTGGCCATACTGAATTCCGCCAAGGGCACGGGAGACGTCCGCAAAAAGGCGATGGAGCTTGGCTTTGCGCACGGCGACACCAACATGGTCCACATACACAGCGACATACTGCGCGTGCAGGACGACACGGTGAAACTGGGCTACTCTGACGACCAGACGGGCATGGTGATACCGGAAAACCACCTGCTCATCCAGTCGATGGCGTTTAGGCGCCCGAGGGAAGAGGCGCTGAAAAGGACCGACAGCCTCTTCCAGATGAGCAAAAAGCGCAAGATCCTTGAAGAAGAATTCAAGTAG
- a CDS encoding anthranilate synthase component II: MARKKKKILVIDNYDSFVYNIAQLLGEMDTEPTVVRNDKITLAQIKKMKPDGIVISPGPGHPADKKYFGVCTDVIRQLGPKTPILGVCLGHQGIVHAFGGKVINAKKVRHGKTSTIEYSDNSDRLFGEVSNPFRATRYHSLVADKETIPDCLEVTARAKDDGEIMGIRHKQYPIEGVQFHPESILTGEGRKILSNFLSLVEK, encoded by the coding sequence TTGGCCAGAAAGAAAAAGAAAATCCTAGTCATCGACAACTATGACTCTTTTGTGTACAACATCGCCCAGCTGCTGGGTGAGATGGACACCGAGCCCACGGTCGTAAGAAACGACAAGATAACGCTTGCGCAGATAAAGAAGATGAAGCCTGACGGCATAGTCATCTCGCCAGGCCCCGGCCACCCTGCAGACAAGAAATACTTTGGCGTCTGCACCGACGTGATCCGCCAGCTTGGGCCCAAGACCCCGATACTTGGAGTCTGCCTGGGGCACCAGGGCATAGTGCATGCCTTTGGTGGCAAGGTGATAAACGCCAAGAAGGTCAGGCACGGCAAGACAAGCACCATAGAATACAGTGACAACAGCGACAGGCTCTTTGGGGAGGTGAGCAATCCCTTCAGGGCAACCCGCTACCATTCGCTTGTTGCTGACAAGGAAACCATCCCTGACTGCCTGGAAGTCACGGCTCGCGCCAAAGACGACGGCGAGATAATGGGCATCCGGCACAAGCAGTACCCGATTGAGGGCGTCCAGTTCCACCCCGAGTCAATACTGACTGGCGAGGGGCGCAAGATACTCTCCAACTTTCTCTCGCTGGTGGAAAAATAA
- the trpD gene encoding anthranilate phosphoribosyltransferase, producing MNTAQQADLRPAIRKLVARAELSEAEMADALDSILAGEASEASIASFLVALAMKGETPAELRAILQSIRKHATRITPAVGGPLIDTCGTGGDSIRTFNVSTAAAVVAAAAGAKVAKHGNRSVSGVCGSADFLESVGLDLNAPPARVQKCIEKTGIGFLFAPGFHPAMKNVAPARKTVGIRTVFNVVGPLSNPCTNISGQVIGVFEPFFMETLAEACRGYINEAMIVHAADGFDELSNTCENDILWVTGDGQTTKRLRLSPKVVGMAVARPEQLVVTTKDESIKSTLAAIYGNGPQEKEDMVVLNASAALVVGKVASDLKEGVEIARGAIKSGQAQEKLAQLVSECGNKEVLEQAEKKYLLL from the coding sequence ATGAACACAGCGCAGCAGGCGGACCTGCGGCCTGCCATACGCAAGCTGGTTGCAAGGGCCGAGCTTTCAGAGGCTGAAATGGCAGATGCGCTTGATTCTATACTGGCCGGCGAGGCTTCCGAGGCGTCGATTGCGTCGTTCCTTGTTGCGCTTGCCATGAAGGGAGAAACGCCAGCGGAACTTCGCGCAATCCTCCAGTCAATTAGAAAACATGCCACGAGGATAACGCCCGCAGTTGGCGGCCCGCTCATCGATACCTGCGGGACCGGCGGGGACTCGATAAGGACGTTTAACGTCAGCACGGCCGCGGCAGTCGTGGCAGCTGCCGCAGGCGCCAAGGTTGCCAAGCACGGCAACAGGTCCGTGTCTGGGGTGTGCGGGAGCGCAGACTTTCTCGAAAGCGTCGGGCTTGACCTGAACGCGCCGCCGGCAAGAGTGCAAAAATGCATAGAAAAAACTGGCATCGGCTTTTTGTTTGCGCCGGGTTTCCATCCCGCAATGAAGAACGTCGCGCCTGCAAGAAAGACGGTCGGGATACGGACGGTCTTTAACGTGGTGGGGCCGCTGAGCAACCCCTGCACCAACATTTCGGGCCAGGTGATAGGCGTCTTTGAGCCGTTTTTCATGGAGACGCTTGCAGAGGCCTGCCGGGGCTACATCAATGAGGCAATGATAGTGCATGCGGCAGACGGCTTTGACGAGCTGTCAAACACGTGCGAAAACGACATCCTGTGGGTGACCGGCGACGGCCAGACAACAAAGCGCCTGCGCCTGAGCCCCAAGGTGGTAGGCATGGCAGTCGCAAGACCCGAGCAGCTGGTGGTGACTACGAAGGACGAATCGATAAAGAGCACGCTTGCCGCGATATATGGCAACGGCCCGCAGGAAAAGGAGGACATGGTGGTGCTCAACGCTTCTGCGGCGCTCGTGGTGGGCAAGGTCGCAAGTGACCTGAAAGAGGGAGTGGAAATTGCCCGGGGCGCAATAAAAAGCGGACAAGCGCAAGAAAAACTTGCGCAGCTTGTCAGCGAGTGCGGAAATAAAGAAGTGCTAGAGCAGGCAGAAAAGAAATACCTTCTTCTCTAG
- the radA gene encoding DNA repair and recombination protein RadA, with the protein MTETSRNVVELEIEDIEGIGPTTARKMREAGISSVMELATAVADELATDLGGSKETASNFIMAAQKLLRESGVLDNEFTTADVELEKRKSLLRCSTGARALDELLLGGIETQAITEFYGEFGSGKSQICHTLCVTAQQPPSDGGLGGGVILIDTEGTFRPERVDQIARARGLDAGEVLKRIAICKAYNSSHLELIVKSMGKYIDDFKAKMIIIDSIISLHRAEFAGRGTLADRQQRLNGLMHKLVRIAEIYNVAVIVTNQVQSTPDTFFGDPTKPAGGNVIGHASTYRIYLRKAGNDRVAKIIDSPYHPYSDVRFTVNEKGIDDTDETPKKKSKDAAEE; encoded by the coding sequence ATGACCGAAACTTCCAGGAATGTTGTGGAGTTAGAAATAGAAGACATTGAAGGCATCGGGCCGACCACTGCTCGCAAGATGAGAGAGGCAGGCATCAGTTCAGTCATGGAGCTGGCTACTGCCGTTGCAGACGAGCTTGCGACCGACCTTGGCGGCTCCAAAGAGACTGCTAGCAACTTTATCATGGCAGCGCAGAAACTTCTCCGCGAAAGCGGTGTCCTTGACAACGAGTTTACCACTGCAGACGTCGAGCTTGAAAAGAGAAAGTCGCTCCTGCGCTGCTCTACAGGTGCAAGAGCACTCGACGAGCTCTTGCTCGGAGGCATCGAGACGCAGGCAATAACAGAATTCTACGGCGAGTTCGGCTCTGGCAAGTCCCAGATATGCCATACGCTGTGCGTCACGGCGCAGCAGCCGCCTTCTGACGGCGGCCTCGGCGGTGGAGTGATACTGATAGACACCGAAGGCACTTTCAGGCCAGAGAGGGTCGACCAGATAGCGAGGGCAAGGGGCCTTGACGCAGGCGAAGTGTTGAAGCGCATCGCCATTTGCAAGGCATACAACTCTAGCCACCTTGAGCTTATTGTCAAGTCGATGGGCAAGTACATTGACGACTTTAAGGCCAAGATGATAATAATCGACAGCATCATCTCGCTCCACAGGGCCGAGTTTGCTGGAAGGGGCACGCTTGCCGACAGGCAGCAGCGCCTCAACGGCCTGATGCACAAGCTGGTCAGGATAGCCGAGATCTACAACGTCGCAGTAATCGTGACAAACCAGGTCCAGTCAACGCCGGACACGTTCTTTGGCGACCCGACCAAGCCTGCAGGCGGAAACGTGATAGGCCATGCATCCACATACCGCATCTACCTGAGAAAGGCAGGAAACGACAGGGTGGCCAAGATAATCGACAGCCCGTACCACCCTTACTCTGACGTCAGGTTCACAGTGAACGAAAAGGGCATCGACGACACTGACGAGACCCCGAAAAAGAAGTCCAAGGACGCGGCAGAAGAGTAG
- a CDS encoding coiled-coil domain-containing protein, with protein MEAEGKALESLGWEDLVALKRKVAGDLKGVTDRLVDIDRNQFHAIVTAIKAQKTALDSITERMKQVKTEVDKHNSDLLSVSEKISQAKNFLSMMEARLPTEKEEELQAIVASNQALIDSKQYRGEREKGEILSRVKEASMKMEAIKATRMIKDQYAMLAQQSADIGNAVKVLNDERDTMRVRMAEINLEMDKLYDAKRKLAAERNLRLAEYEDIVKRFDAINARLDEMSAMRKRQREEYGYNLPSDALFKVKETARKKLESGSKLSLDELRLLYSEKD; from the coding sequence TTGGAGGCAGAAGGCAAGGCGCTAGAGTCGCTTGGGTGGGAAGACCTCGTTGCGCTAAAGCGCAAGGTTGCCGGCGATCTGAAAGGCGTCACAGACAGGCTGGTCGACATTGACAGAAACCAGTTTCATGCCATAGTCACTGCCATCAAGGCCCAGAAAACCGCGCTAGATTCTATCACAGAAAGGATGAAGCAGGTGAAAACAGAAGTCGACAAGCACAACTCTGACCTCCTGTCGGTAAGCGAAAAGATCTCGCAGGCCAAGAATTTCTTGAGTATGATGGAGGCAAGGCTCCCAACAGAAAAGGAGGAAGAGCTGCAGGCCATTGTTGCGTCAAACCAGGCACTAATTGACAGCAAGCAGTACAGGGGCGAGCGCGAAAAAGGCGAGATACTTTCAAGGGTAAAGGAGGCCTCGATGAAGATGGAGGCTATAAAGGCCACTCGCATGATAAAGGATCAGTATGCCATGCTTGCACAGCAGTCGGCAGACATTGGCAACGCGGTAAAGGTGCTCAACGACGAGCGCGATACAATGCGCGTCAGGATGGCAGAAATCAACCTGGAAATGGACAAGCTGTACGATGCAAAGCGCAAGCTGGCAGCCGAGCGCAATTTGCGCCTTGCCGAGTACGAGGACATCGTCAAGCGCTTTGACGCGATAAACGCGCGCCTGGATGAAATGTCTGCCATGAGAAAGCGCCAGCGCGAAGAGTACGGCTACAACCTGCCAAGCGACGCGCTGTTCAAGGTAAAAGAGACTGCCAGAAAGAAGCTAGAGTCGGGTTCAAAACTTAGCCTTGATGAGCTGCGTCTGCTCTACAGCGAAAAAGACTAG
- the trpA gene encoding tryptophan synthase subunit alpha, protein MLQENNRISARFASLAENKERALVCYVVAGYPDFKATVEIIDALVAGGADIIEIGIPFSDPIADGPTIQRASQAALDSGITPAKALQVARQVRKKHPSLPLLVMTYSNIFVKPGWDDFISRCKEAGVDGFILPDMPVEEASDYLAKAAQSGMATVFLASPNTPEERLEKIAQNSSGFMYLVSVYGITGARRTFEDYTKDAVQRAKRAAGGRIPVGVGFGISKPEHARFMVNAGADAIIVGSAIIDRISSARNKKVMLKELKAFSASLKKACVCAANRA, encoded by the coding sequence ATGCTGCAAGAAAATAACAGGATAAGCGCAAGGTTTGCAAGCCTTGCAGAAAATAAAGAGCGCGCCCTTGTCTGCTACGTGGTCGCTGGCTACCCTGACTTCAAGGCGACTGTTGAAATCATTGACGCGCTGGTTGCAGGAGGCGCCGACATCATCGAGATCGGAATACCGTTTTCAGATCCAATAGCCGACGGCCCGACCATCCAGCGCGCCTCGCAGGCGGCGCTTGACAGCGGCATCACGCCTGCCAAGGCGCTGCAGGTGGCAAGGCAGGTGAGGAAAAAGCACCCTTCTCTCCCGCTGCTTGTGATGACCTACTCGAACATCTTTGTAAAACCCGGGTGGGACGACTTTATCTCCCGGTGCAAAGAGGCAGGAGTAGACGGCTTTATCCTGCCCGACATGCCGGTGGAGGAGGCGTCGGACTATTTGGCAAAGGCAGCGCAGAGCGGCATGGCGACGGTATTCCTTGCGTCGCCAAACACCCCAGAAGAAAGGCTTGAAAAAATAGCGCAAAACTCGTCAGGGTTCATGTACCTTGTCTCGGTTTACGGGATCACGGGCGCAAGGCGCACCTTTGAAGACTATACAAAAGACGCGGTGCAGCGCGCCAAGAGGGCCGCAGGCGGCAGGATACCCGTCGGCGTGGGCTTTGGGATAAGCAAGCCCGAGCACGCCCGCTTTATGGTAAACGCGGGCGCGGACGCGATAATTGTTGGAAGCGCCATAATCGACAGGATTTCAAGCGCCAGGAACAAAAAGGTGATGCTAAAAGAGCTAAAGGCGTTTTCTGCGTCGCTCAAAAAGGCGTGCGTGTGTGCCGCTAATAGGGCATAA